The DNA segment CGGGCGTCAGAACGGCGAAATATTGCCACGGTTCCGGATCGGCTCCGCCCTTGATCTCCTCGCGCGCGATCGCATCGGCGCGCCGCAGGATGGCGAGGCGCTCCTCGGTCACGGCACCGAGCACGCGGACGGCGAGGCCGGGACCTGGGAACGGCTGGCGTGTGACGATCGGCTCGGGCAAACCCAGCTCGCGTCCGAGCGAACGCACTTCGTCTTTGAACAAGAGCCGCAGCGGCTCGACGAGGCCAAGGTGCATGCGCTCCGGCAGGCCGCCGACGTTGTGATGCGTCTTGATCTTCGCGCCCGCTTTGCTGCCGGGCGTTTTGCTCTCGATGACGTCCGGATAGAGCGTGCCCTGCACGAGCCATTTGACGTTGCGCAGATCGCGCGCGTGCTCTTCGAAGACGGCGATGAACTCGCGCCCGATGATCTTGCGTTTCTCCTCAGGATCGATGACGCCGTCAAGCGCTTTGAGAAAGCGCTCTCGCGCGTCGACCGCGATGAGATTGAGATGGAGGACGTCGCGGAACGTCGCGACGACTTCTTCTGCTTCTCCCTCGCGCAGTAGGCCGTGATCGACGAAGACGCAGGTGAGATTCGTTCCGATCGCGCGCGCGACGAGCGTCGCGGCGACCGCGCTGTCGACGCCGCCCGATAGAGCGCAGATCGCGTCGTCGCCGCCGACTTGCGTTTTGATCCGCTCGACGGCACGGTCGATGAACGAGGACATCTCCCAATGCTGTTTGAGGCCGGCGACCTTGCGCAGGAAGTTGTGGAGCACCACGCGGCCTTGTTCGGTGTGGCGCACTTCGGGATGGAACTGGACCCCGTACCAACCGCGTTCGGGATCGCCCATAGCGGCGACCGCGCAGGTGCTCGTGTGCGCAAGCGCGGTGAAGCCCTTCGGCAGGTCCGTGACCGTGTCGCCGTGGCTCATCCACGCCTGCGAATGGCCCGGAACGCCTTCGAAGATCGGCGCGTGGACGGCATCGAGGACGAGCTCGGTCTTGCCGAATTCGCGTATCTCGTTCGGCACGACGGTGCCGCCCGCTGCCCGCGCAAGCTCTTGCATACCGTAGCAGATGCCGAGGATCGGCTTGCCGGACGCCATGACCGCATCGGGGACGTGCGGCGCTTCGGCTGCGATGACGCTTTCTGGACCGCCTGTAAGGATGAACGCCGCAGGATTGCGGCGCTCGATCTCTTCCCACGGCGCGTCGAAGG comes from the Candidatus Eremiobacteraceae bacterium genome and includes:
- the guaA gene encoding glutamine-hydrolyzing GMP synthase — translated: MAVHEPRSEIAQETVVILDFGAQYSQLIARRVREEQVYSEVLPFDAPWEEIERRNPAAFILTGGPESVIAAEAPHVPDAVMASGKPILGICYGMQELARAAGGTVVPNEIREFGKTELVLDAVHAPIFEGVPGHSQAWMSHGDTVTDLPKGFTALAHTSTCAVAAMGDPERGWYGVQFHPEVRHTEQGRVVLHNFLRKVAGLKQHWEMSSFIDRAVERIKTQVGGDDAICALSGGVDSAVAATLVARAIGTNLTCVFVDHGLLREGEAEEVVATFRDVLHLNLIAVDARERFLKALDGVIDPEEKRKIIGREFIAVFEEHARDLRNVKWLVQGTLYPDVIESKTPGSKAGAKIKTHHNVGGLPERMHLGLVEPLRLLFKDEVRSLGRELGLPEPIVTRQPFPGPGLAVRVLGAVTEERLAILRRADAIAREEIKGGADPEPWQYFAVLTPVQSVGVMGDYRTYSNMVAIRAVSSEDGMTADWSRLPYDVLQRISTRIVNEVGGVNRVVYDITSKPPATIEWE